In the Mytilus trossulus isolate FHL-02 chromosome 1, PNRI_Mtr1.1.1.hap1, whole genome shotgun sequence genome, one interval contains:
- the LOC134692684 gene encoding elongin-C: MTDKDEKGDEEKMYGGCEGPDAMYVKLVSSDGHEFYVKRDHALTSGTIKAMLSGPGQFAENETNEINFREIPSHVLQKVCMYFTYKVRYTNSSTEIPEFPIAPEIALELLMAANFLDC, encoded by the exons ATGACAGACAAGGATGAAAAGGGAGATGAGGAGAAGATGTACGGGGGATGTGAAGGACCAGATGCAATGTATGTCAAACTGGTGTCATCTGATGGTCATGAGTTCTATGTCAAAAGAGATCATGCACTGACATCTGGAACAATCAAAGCCATGTTAAGTGGGCCAG gACAGTTTGccgaaaatgaaacaaatgaaattaaCTTTAGAGAAATACC GTCACATGTTTTGCAAAAGGTGTGcatgtattttacatataaAGTGAGATATACCAACAGTTCAACAGAGATTCCAGAGTTTCCTATTGCTCCGGAAATAGCGCTGGAACTTTTAATGGCTGCTAATTTCCTTGATTGTTGA